The Deltaproteobacteria bacterium genome contains the following window.
CAGCCATGACTTTGTTGCCCCGACCGTTTCGGCGCACTGCTACAACAGAGGGCTCATCAAGGACAACGCCTCCGCCTCTCACATAAACCAGAGTGTTGGCAGTTCCGAGATCTATGGCCAGATCATTGGAAAACCAGCCTAGGATGGGATCAAAGATCATGAAAAGGACCTCCCCTGTGCTCTAATGAATCATGCTGTTTGATTTGACGCTCCTATCATGGCCTGGCTCTGAATAATCGAAGAGCTGAACTGCTGATTTTTCCGGCATCCATGCTGGACTCTACTGTCTCGCTTCAGAATCGCTGCCAGGGCTATTCCCTTCAGGATATGCAGACCGGTAGCTAGTTTTGAAGCAAGATACATGCCTACTAGGGAGCGTACTATAACACTGCTGGGGGTCGCGATGAGCGAGCCGATCACTGCTAGTCGATTGTTGTCGCTGTTGCCAGGTGACATTGGCTATACTGATGATTATTCTACATAGACAATGTTGGTGAAACTTGCGATGTTCTGCAGCAAGAACATCCAGTCGAGGAGGTGAAGAATGAAGAAATGGTGGATTTTTGTCATGTTGATAGTTTGGCTCTCTAGCGTTCCCTTACAGGCAGGACTATTGGAGCAGGCCCAGGAAATCATCAGCCCGCAGAAACAGGGAAGCCTGGATGATTCCACGATAATTTCCGGCCTGAAAGAGGCCCTCTCCATTGCTACAGACAAAGCAGTCGCTTCTGTATCACAACTGAATGGCTATTTCGGCAACGAGATGATCAAAATCCTTATGCCGGAAGAACTGGCCAATATGTCGGCGGTGTTGAGCAAAGTTGGCTTCAAAGATAAGGTCGATGAATTTATCCTCAGTATGAATAGGGCTGCAGAACGGTCTGCGCCCAAGGCAAAGCAGTATTTCATTGAGGCCGTGCAAGATATGACTTTCAAAGATGCAGAGAAAATCCTTCAGGGTGGAGACACCGCTGCTACCACGTATTTCAAAGGGAAGACCTATGACAAACTTTATGCTGCCTTCAAGCCAGATATATCGGCGAGTATGAATGAGGTCGGCGTCACTCGTCTCTACAAGGAAATGATGAACAAGTATGCGAATGTTCCCTTTGCCAATCCTCAATCAGTGGATCTAGACCACTATGTAACCCAGAAGTCTCTCGATGGACTATTCTATGTTATCGCTCAAGAGGAAAAAAAGATAAGGACTGATCCTGCTGCCAGGGGAACCGAGTTGCTGCAAAAGGTATTCGGCAGCAAATGATAGGGAAAGGGCTCCGGGCTGGCGGCTGGGGCAAGGCGGCTGGGGTTGCAGTACTAGGACGGTTGTAAAGATAACAGCCCTGAGTCGACAGATTAAAAAACGGCAGGGACCTGCAAAATCAAAAAAACTGCAGTATTGACATTCGTAAAGGCGGAGCATGACATGAAAATACAACTACAGCATTATCTACATCCCCTGCATCTCTGGTCGCGCTTTCGAGGATTTTGTCTTGCTTGTTTTGTCTGGTACGAGCAGCACCTTTGGCAGCCAGTGATGAGACGGCTGTTTTCCACTGCCCTCCTCAATGGCAGCAGGAAAACCTGCTGCAAGAAACAACTTCATTAGATGGAGTTCTTGAAAGTCAGAACGATTGCCAGTGCTCTCTTGTCAATAG
Protein-coding sequences here:
- a CDS encoding DUF4197 domain-containing protein, with amino-acid sequence MKKWWIFVMLIVWLSSVPLQAGLLEQAQEIISPQKQGSLDDSTIISGLKEALSIATDKAVASVSQLNGYFGNEMIKILMPEELANMSAVLSKVGFKDKVDEFILSMNRAAERSAPKAKQYFIEAVQDMTFKDAEKILQGGDTAATTYFKGKTYDKLYAAFKPDISASMNEVGVTRLYKEMMNKYANVPFANPQSVDLDHYVTQKSLDGLFYVIAQEEKKIRTDPAARGTELLQKVFGSK